DNA sequence from the bacterium genome:
ACCGTAGAGTTTATTGAGTGAAGACATTAGACTAGAAGAATAATTATTTGCAAAATTTGCGTTTAAACAGGGAAAAATCTAAATATCCCAATATCATGGAAACTTGAAGGACCCTAGATGATCCGTGCTGCATTGGTTCTCTTCAAGATTCTAGTCCTTTTTGCTTTGGGAGCATATCTATTCAGGACGACTGACCTAAATTCCACTTCAGATTTGCTAATGTCGGCGAACATCTCACTTGTGACCCTGGCAGTGGGCTTAATGGCATTTGCTCTGTTGGCAAATGCCGCTCGGTGGATGCTTGTTACAAAGGTCCTCACCCCTCCTATCGGTGTCGGCACGGCAGTTCTTGGTACTTTCGAGGCTATGTTTTTCCAGCAGATATTGCCAACTGGGCTAGGAGGTGATGCGTCTCGCACGTTACGCGCGCGCGATGCAGGAGTTTCGTTATCCCAATCAGTGTATGGGGTCATAGTTGATCGAGCCAATGGACTGCTTTTTGTAGCACTATCAATACTAGGGGCGGGTTGGTTATCAAATTCGCTGGTCATAAAATCGAGACTATTCTGGGTGCTGCTCAATTGTTCTGTAGCCATATCCATTGGCGCATTAGGAGCAATAGTTGTCGGCGTGTTTATTTCTGGTGAGCGGCTCCCTAGAATGATAAGGACACCACTCCGAATCACACAGGAATATTCACGCTGCATGCGCAACTGGTATTTCTTGACACTTACTCTTGCTTGCCTATTTGCATCTAACG
Encoded proteins:
- a CDS encoding lysylphosphatidylglycerol synthase transmembrane domain-containing protein, which gives rise to MIRAALVLFKILVLFALGAYLFRTTDLNSTSDLLMSANISLVTLAVGLMAFALLANAARWMLVTKVLTPPIGVGTAVLGTFEAMFFQQILPTGLGGDASRTLRARDAGVSLSQSVYGVIVDRANGLLFVALSILGAGWLSNSLVIKSRLFWVLLNCSVAISIGALGAIVVGVFISGERLPRMIRTPLRITQEYSRCMRNWYFLTLTLACLFASNAMYILSFKYCALALGVPIAWWDAIIIVQGMVLVSIIPFSIGGWGLREGAALLLFAPLHIQPSSAVAVSVLFGLVLTLLAIFGGTLWFTCGYKRFYYK